The Saprospiraceae bacterium genome contains the following window.
CTCAGGATTATCAATTAACAGCAGATTCTGAAATTGTAGTTATAACCGCTGGTTTGCCGCGTAAACCGGGGATGAGTCGGGATGATTTGATTAGTACAAATGCCGCAATCGTTAATTCTGTAACGACATCTGTATTAAAGTATTCAAAAAATCCGATAATCATTGTAGTGTCTAATCCTTTGGATGTCATGACCTATGCAGCATATAAAGTAGCCGGTTTGCCTGAAAACAAAGTCATTGGGATGGCTGGAATTTTAGATACTGCCCGCTATCGGGCCTTTTTGGCTGAGGCTTTGGATGTCAGTCCAAAAGACATCCAGGCAATATTAATGGGTGGTCATGGAGATTCTATGGTGCCTTTGCCCAGATTAACTACGGTTTCTGGCATTCCTGTAACAGAATTATTGGCTATGGATAAACTTCAGGCTATTGTTGATCGGACGAAGCAGGGCGGAGGAGAATTGGTAAAATTAATGGGCACTTCTGCCTGGTATGCGCCAGGTGCCGCTGCAGCTCAAATGGTTGAAGCAATCGCTAAAGATGAAAAGCGCATTTTCCCATGCTGTGTTAAGCTAATTGGCCAATATGGGTTGAAAGATGTTTTTGTTGGGGTTCCTGTAAAGTTAGGCAAAAATGGGGTAGAGCAAATAATCGAACTAAAATTAAGCCCAGAAGAAACTGCTTTATTGCATCAATCTGCATCGGAAGTAAAGTCTACTATGGATGTTTATGATAATTTACCACCAGTGAGCTCTTAAACTTTTAACACAAAGCCTTGTTTTGACAACATGGCTTCCATCAATGAGGCAATTCGCAAAATGTATACAACGGATCGAGAGACCGTTTATCAAAAATCACTTAAACAAGATGTAATTCTTGTGTTTTTACGGCATTTTGGATGTACATTTTGCCGGGAAGCCCTTGAGGAATTGCATGATTTATTCAATGGACATAAATTTGATAAAAATTGTTTAATTCTGGTACACATGTCAACAGAAGACATTGCTTGCAAATATTTTGAACGATATGGCTTGAGTTCTGTGCCTCGTGTTTCAGATCCTGATTGCCTTTTCTATAAAGAATTTGGTCTGTTAAAAGGAACTTTTAATCAATTATTCGGCTTTCGTTCATGGCTAAGAGGAATCGAAGCCGGTTTAATTAAAGGCCATGGATTTGGCACCCAATTGGGCGATGGATTTCAAATGCCGGGTGTTTTTATAATTCAGAAGGGTCAAATTACGAATGAATTCCGACACAAGTTTCCTTCAGACAAACCAGATTATTTAAAACTAATGGCCTGTCCACAAGCACAATAAAACGACCTCCCTCATCGTAGTTGTATCATGAAGATTTGGATAAGTTGCCTTGTCGTATTATTTTATACCTACCCCTGTGACAGTCAGGCTTTAAGAACGAAACAAGATAGTTTTCGTTTTTTCGCTGATGCCATGTTTTTTCTAAATCAAGCTGAATTTAGAATCGAAGCAGAACATGGATTTAATAGACTTCTTAAAGAACTGGTTATTAACAATGAAGACAGTTCGAAACTAAGTTTTCTCCCCAATTTTGTCAAGTGTGAATCGGTTGATAAAACGTTGTGCATCATCAGTTGGCAGGTAGAGCGCAAATCAAAAGATTTTCATTACAGTGCTGTATTGTTTAGACCAGAATCTAAACCTATTTTTTTAAAAGATGTAGATCGAACCATTTCTCGTATTAACTACGAAGCTTTTAATTCTAAGAATTGGTATGGTGCTCTTTATTACCATGTAATTCCACTAAAAATCAACAATGCCTATACCATTTTAGGCTATCGTTTTGGTAAGGATGGCTCTAAATATCGAATTATAGATATGTTAGAAATTAAAAACGATGAATTAATTATAGGAGCTCCAAAGTTTAAGCATTTGAATGAAAAAG
Protein-coding sequences here:
- the mdh gene encoding malate dehydrogenase, yielding MNKVTVIGAGNVGATVANVLAHKDFIREIVLVDIKAEMAIGKALDTWQQAPVDYYSSRLIGTQDYQLTADSEIVVITAGLPRKPGMSRDDLISTNAAIVNSVTTSVLKYSKNPIIIVVSNPLDVMTYAAYKVAGLPENKVIGMAGILDTARYRAFLAEALDVSPKDIQAILMGGHGDSMVPLPRLTTVSGIPVTELLAMDKLQAIVDRTKQGGGELVKLMGTSAWYAPGAAAAQMVEAIAKDEKRIFPCCVKLIGQYGLKDVFVGVPVKLGKNGVEQIIELKLSPEETALLHQSASEVKSTMDVYDNLPPVSS
- a CDS encoding redoxin domain-containing protein, with the translated sequence MASINEAIRKMYTTDRETVYQKSLKQDVILVFLRHFGCTFCREALEELHDLFNGHKFDKNCLILVHMSTEDIACKYFERYGLSSVPRVSDPDCLFYKEFGLLKGTFNQLFGFRSWLRGIEAGLIKGHGFGTQLGDGFQMPGVFIIQKGQITNEFRHKFPSDKPDYLKLMACPQAQ